One Gossypium hirsutum isolate 1008001.06 chromosome A11, Gossypium_hirsutum_v2.1, whole genome shotgun sequence genomic window carries:
- the LOC121209524 gene encoding DNA topoisomerase 4 subunit B isoform X2, whose translation MHRDEALLVYEILDNAVHEAQAGFATQIDVLHSDGSVSITDNGRGPIGAISEGKTDVMKKIRFPQMQQKSASNTVQRQAKRQHYLVP comes from the exons GTATATGAGATATTGGATAATGCTGTTCATGAGGCTCAAGCAGGTTTTGCAACACAAATAGATGTTTTACATTCAGATGGTTCCGTGAGCATAACTGATAATGGGCGTGGG CCAATAGGAGCAATTTCTGAGGGGAAGACTGATGTTATGAAAAAGATTAGGTTTCCACAGATGCAGCAGAAATCTGCTAGTAATACTGTTCAAAGACAAGCAAAAAGGCAGCACTACCTTGTTCCATAA